The following proteins come from a genomic window of Plutella xylostella chromosome 22, ilPluXylo3.1, whole genome shotgun sequence:
- the LOC105382061 gene encoding formylglycine-generating enzyme — protein sequence MYFHIFNILLLFQISQFVIADGDCGCGVGREHGGDKSVLSSMIDEESCSLAKEDVDKENEDQKTEEKETSVTKPGLERMILVPAGEYQLGTDDVLIEADNEGPMRFVQLESFYLDKYEVSNKDFSEFVEATGYKSDAETFGDSFVFTLFLNGTFKEQLRDFRVAAVPWWYKVDGASWKNPDGPDSDIEDKMDYPASHMSWNDAKAYCTWRDARLPTEAEWEAACRGGRRGTTYPWGDKLLPDRKHMSNIFQGSFPSYNSAKDGYIGTCPVDEFPPNDLGFHNLIGNVWEWTEDKWDDEVPTKRVKKGGSYLCHSTYCLRYRCSARYQNTEDSSAGNLGFRCAKSTEQQ from the exons atgtattttcatatttttaatatactttTACTGTTTCAAATATCACAGTTCGTGATAGCTGATGGGGATTGTGGGTGTGGAGTAGGTCGCGAACATGGCGGtgataaaagtgttttatcCTCAATGATAGATGAAGAATCCTGCTCACTAGCTAAGGAGGATGTAGACAAAGAGAATGAAGACCAGAAGACTGAAGAAAAGGAGACTAGTGTGACCAAACCCGGCTTAGAACGAATGATACTGGTCCCAGCCGGGGAGTACCAACTGGGAACCGACGACGTCCTCATAGAAGCGGACAACGAGGGCCCAATGAGATTTGTTCAACTGGAAAGTTTCTATTTAGACAAATATGAAGTTTCGAACAAAGATTTCAGTGAGTTTGTGGAGGCGACCGGCTACAAGTCCGACGCGGAGACGTTTGGGGATAGTTTTGTGTTCACGTTGTTTCTGAACGGTACGTTCAAGGAGCAGCTGCGGGACTTCCGCGTGGCGGCCGTGCCCTGGTGGTACAAGGTGGACGGCGCCAGCTGGAAGAACCCTGATGGACCCGACTCTGATATTGAAg ACAAGATGGACTACCCGGCGTCCCACATGTCGTGGAACGACGCGAAGGCGTACTGCACGTGGCGGGACGCCCGCCTGCCCACCGAGGCGGAGTGGGAGGCCGCCTGCCGCGGCGGCCGGCGTGGGACCACCTACCCGTGGGGCGACAAGCTGCTGCCGGATAGGAAGcatat GTCGAACATATTCCAAGGCTCGTTCCCGAGCTACAACTCGGCGAAGGACGGCTACATCGGCACGTGCCCCGTGGATGAGTTCCCGCCCAACGACCTCGGCTTCCACAACCTCATCGGCAACGTGTGGGAGTGGACCGAGGACAAGTGGGACGATGAAGTC CCCACTAAGCGCGTGAAGAAGGGCGGCTCGTACCTGTGCCACAGCACGTACTGCCTGCGGTACCGCTGCTCGGCGCGCTACCAGAACACGGAGGACAGCTCCGCCGGCAACCTCGGCTTCCGCTGCGCCAAGTCCACAGaacaacaataa